The DNA region GGGATCGGGTTTCCTGGCGCCGAGGAAGGACTAGGCTAGTTTCCCAGGGGCCGAGGGCGAGCCTGCGGGGGCACAGGCAGAGGTGCGTCCATGCGCCCCTGGGTCCGCCCTGACCTTCCTGCGATGtgggcacccccgcccccccccccccccgccgtgagaggtcagaggtcagcttGGCCCGTGGTCGCCGGGGCTCCTGACCTTCGCGGTGGGCGTGGCTGGAGGCTGTTGCTCAGCGCGTCTCGGCCTCTGGCGGCGCTAAGTGCTCTGAGCACCCGCTCCCTGCTCGGTGCTGGGCCCcggcctcagcctggccctcgGGAAGCCTGTCCGCCCGGCCGTGCCGGGCAGCGGGGTGGCGGCCACATTGGGCACAGGGAGGGCCCGCGGCGGGAGCGGCGGGACAggcgctgggagggagggaagctccCGCATCTGCACAGGCGGGGCCCCGGGACCCGGGTGGGAGCTGATTCGCAGCCCCGGGCTCCCGCCGCGCCCCGTCCCGCGggccccagctgcctcttgcCTCCCCAGGGCCGCACTCGCTGCGCTCCCTGCTGATGGGCGCCTCTTGCCTCCCCAGGGCCGCACTCGCTGCGCTCCCAGCTGATGGCCGCCTCTTGCCTCCCCAGGGCCGCACTCGCTGCGCTACCTGCTGATGGGCGCCACGGAGCCGGACCTGGGGCTGCCGCTGTTCCAGGCCGCGGGCTTCGTGGACGAGCAGCTGTTCGTGTTCTACGATCACGAGAGTCGCCGCGCGGAGCCCCGCGCCCCGTGGGTCAGGGCGGCCGGCCCGCTGTGGCTGCAGCTGAGCCAGAGCCTCAAAGGCTGGGACCACATGTTCACGCTGGACTTCTGGACCATCATGGACAACCGCAACCACAGCTCGGGTGCGGGAGGGCGGGCGGAGGGGAGGCCGGGCCGTGGAGGTTCTGGGCAGGAAGGAGATTTGGGGTCccggggaggcaggaaggagatttggggtgttggggggcaggaaggaggtttggggtgctggggggcatggaggaaggaaggagtttGCTTCCTGAGGTCCCTGGGTCctggggatggaggagagagCCGCCTGCGCCTTTGGTTCGTTCAGTAACGAATCTGGGGGTGTTGCCAGGGCCCCACACCCTGCAGGTCGCCCTGGGCTGCGCGGTGGGGGCGGACAACAGCACCAGCGGCTTCTGGAAATACGGCTACGACGGCGAGGACCACCTGGAGTTCCGCCCCGAGACGCTGAGCTGGAGAGCCGCGGAGCCGGGGGCCTGGGCCACCAAGATGGAGTGGGAAGAGAACGCGATCCGGGCCAGGCAGAACCGGGCCTACCTGGAGAGGCTCTGCCCCGAGCAGCTGGGGCGGCTTCTGGAGCTGGGGACCGGGGTCCTGGACCGGCAAGGTATGGCGGGGGCGCCGTGGAGGGGGTGCGGGCACAGCTGGCGCTGGAGTCTCCCGGCGGCCAAGGCGGTGCGGCTCCCGGTGGAGCTGAGGTTCCTGCGCTAAGGTCACCACCCTTTGCTggtttgttcatcctcacctggggatgttTTTCCCtcgcttttttagagagagtggaagggagggaggagagagagaggagagagggattggttgccttctgcacgcactcctactggggctgggatcaaacctgtagCCCAGGTACGTGCCCGTGGCTGGAAATCAACCAGCAGCCTTAGGTGCAGGCGCCGCCGCTCTGACCACAGACCCACCCCAGCCCGGGCGGCTCCACCGTTTCCGTGGGACCGTCACACGGCCATGAGCCCTGGCTGTCATTCCGGGTTCACCTTGCATGTAGCCAACAATGTATCTGCTCTCAATTTAACCAAGAACCCGGGGCCTGCGAGCATGTGTGCCTTTTAGGATCAGAAACGCCAACTATCACAGGAAAAccaaagaaacaagaaattaCCCGGCagcgggggatgggggtggggggcgaggaggcagccagtcagagTGGCCGCAGCCTTGAGGCCAGTACAGGGTCTCACAGCGCATGGCCATGGGCCCTGCCGGCCACTGTCTTACAAGAATACCTCtggcccttcctccccctctcccttcttctctctctaaagatcaataaaaacacatgaaaatagtTACATATATTAAAAGAACACTTGCTGGTTGAGCCAGGGGAGATGGCCGACAGGCGCATGCAGTCATTTCATGCCCGTGAAGGTGGTTTTACCGGATTCAACCCAATAGGCTCACAGCGCGGAAGACGGGCCAGGGGTGGGCATCCGACAGGAGGGACAGCGCCCCAGGCTGAGGGGCATGACTCCTCCCGGGACACGCCTCGGAGAGCATcttggaacattttttaaaaaa from Myotis daubentonii chromosome 18, mMyoDau2.1, whole genome shotgun sequence includes:
- the HFE gene encoding hereditary hemochromatosis protein isoform X3 gives rise to the protein MGATEPDLGLPLFQAAGFVDEQLFVFYDHESRRAEPRAPWVRAAGPLWLQLSQSLKGWDHMFTLDFWTIMDNRNHSSGPHTLQVALGCAVGADNSTSGFWKYGYDGEDHLEFRPETLSWRAAEPGAWATKMEWEENAIRARQNRAYLERLCPEQLGRLLELGTGVLDRQVPPSVRVTRRVASAATTLRCQALSFYPPNVTVTWLKDRQPLDAKDAEPGDLLPNGDGTYQAQVALAVPPGEEQRYACQVQHPGLQQPLAATWEPSMSGALVFGVTCGTLMGVVIVIFFTGVLFRFLRRRRASRGTLGSYVLADRE
- the HFE gene encoding hereditary hemochromatosis protein isoform X2, giving the protein MGPPAGRALILLLGALAALEAPGVRAADAQARARPHSLRYLLMGATEPDLGLPLFQAAGFVDEQLFVFYDHESRRAEPRAPWVRAAGPLWLQLSQSLKGWDHMFTLDFWTIMDNRNHSSGPHTLQVALGCAVGADNSTSGFWKYGYDGEDHLEFRPETLSWRAAEPGAWATKMEWEENAIRARQNRAYLERLCPEQLGRLLELGTGVLDRQVPPSVRVTRRVASAATTLRCQALSFYPPNVTVTWLKDRQPLDAKDAEPGDLLPNGDGTYQAQVALAVPPGEEQRYACQVQHPGLQQPLAATWEPSMSGALVFGVTCGTLMGVVIVIFFTGVLFRFLRRRRASRGTLGSYVLADRE